In a single window of the Pseudomonas entomophila genome:
- a CDS encoding amino acid ABC transporter permease, producing the protein MASSGIELLLVSLPQLAAGAVQTLAISALGILFATLGGVLYGVLATLGNRALNILLQVYLELFRAIPVLVWLYLVFFGLPIFFGLSIPSFWCAVLVLGLWGASEVGEVVRGALQSLPRGQREAGLSIGLGGWQLYGYVLLPQALKRMTPPTINLYTRIIKTSSLAVLIGVVDVIKVGQQIIERTYESVLIYGALFLFFFLVCYPLSAASRVLERRWAQP; encoded by the coding sequence ATGGCCAGTTCGGGCATTGAGCTGCTGCTGGTGTCGCTGCCGCAACTGGCTGCAGGCGCGGTACAGACCCTGGCGATCTCGGCCTTGGGCATCCTGTTCGCCACCTTGGGCGGCGTGCTCTATGGCGTGCTGGCCACCCTCGGCAATCGGGCGCTGAACATCCTGTTGCAGGTCTACCTGGAGCTGTTCCGGGCGATTCCGGTGCTGGTCTGGCTGTACCTGGTGTTCTTCGGGCTGCCGATCTTCTTCGGCCTGAGCATCCCCAGCTTCTGGTGTGCGGTGCTGGTACTCGGCCTGTGGGGCGCCAGCGAGGTGGGCGAGGTGGTGCGCGGCGCCCTGCAATCGCTGCCCCGCGGGCAGCGCGAGGCAGGGCTGTCGATCGGCCTGGGCGGCTGGCAGCTGTATGGCTACGTGCTGCTACCCCAGGCACTCAAGCGCATGACCCCGCCGACCATCAACCTCTACACGCGCATCATCAAGACCAGCTCGCTGGCGGTGCTGATCGGTGTGGTCGACGTCATCAAGGTTGGCCAGCAGATCATCGAACGCACCTACGAGTCGGTGCTGATCTACGGCGCGCTGTTCCTGTTCTTCTTCCTCGTCTGCTATCCGCTTTCCGCCGCCTCGCGCGTGCTGGAACGCCGCTGGGCCCAGCCATGA
- a CDS encoding sigma 54-interacting transcriptional regulator encodes MTFHSPFGQPLLTFPELDKSPLSIRAKALVFVDERSQALRRALERLAPQPLPVLIRGETGTGKELLARQIHRASDRGGLFVSVNCAAISPTYADAELFGYSAGTQGGTASSRAGWFGSANGGTLYLDEIADLPLAIQGKLLAALENREVTRVGATQAQAVDVRLVAASSIDLAQAVRAGRFNERLYHYLHEGELELPALRDRVGDILPLAEYFVGIYSVRLDRSVPLISEAAQQALEAHAWPGNTRELENVIHFALLVSDGDEILPEHLDLPDIAPLASLARQLDQLRRGGEAQTLGELRRLLNEALARLDETAP; translated from the coding sequence ATGACGTTTCACAGCCCTTTCGGCCAGCCGCTGCTGACCTTCCCCGAGCTGGACAAGAGCCCACTGAGCATCCGCGCCAAGGCGCTGGTGTTCGTCGACGAGCGCTCGCAGGCGCTGCGCCGGGCCCTCGAGCGCCTGGCGCCGCAACCGTTGCCGGTGCTGATCCGTGGCGAGACAGGCACCGGCAAGGAGTTGCTGGCCCGGCAGATCCACCGCGCCAGTGATCGTGGTGGGTTGTTCGTTTCGGTCAACTGCGCGGCCATCAGCCCGACCTACGCCGACGCCGAACTGTTCGGCTACAGCGCCGGTACCCAGGGCGGCACCGCCAGCAGCCGGGCCGGTTGGTTCGGTTCGGCCAACGGCGGCACGCTGTACCTGGACGAGATCGCCGACCTGCCCCTGGCGATCCAGGGCAAGCTGCTGGCGGCGCTGGAGAACCGTGAAGTGACCCGTGTCGGTGCCACCCAGGCCCAGGCGGTGGATGTGCGGCTGGTCGCCGCGTCGAGCATCGACCTGGCCCAGGCGGTGCGGGCCGGCCGCTTCAACGAGCGGCTGTACCACTACCTGCATGAGGGCGAGCTGGAACTGCCGGCGCTGCGCGACCGGGTCGGCGATATCCTGCCCTTGGCTGAATACTTCGTCGGTATCTACAGCGTGCGCCTGGACCGCTCGGTGCCTCTGATCAGCGAGGCGGCGCAGCAGGCGCTGGAAGCCCATGCCTGGCCGGGCAACACCCGCGAGCTGGAGAACGTCATCCACTTTGCTCTGCTGGTCAGCGACGGTGATGAAATCCTTCCGGAGCACCTCGATCTGCCAGACATCGCCCCCCTGGCCAGCCTGGCGCGACAGTTGGATCAGCTTCGTCGTGGCGGCGAAGCGCAGACCCTTGGTGAACTGCGCCGGCTGCTGAACGAAGCCCTGGCGCGACTGGATGAAACCGCGCCTTAG
- a CDS encoding alpha/beta hydrolase produces MRNESIRYLIVPGWQGSPDNHWQSHWQRSLPNSARVEQHDWLTPQRRDWVQALEQAIAAERSPVILIAHSLGCITVAHWAAHASPELLRRVRGALLVAPADVERPTCAPALRNFAPIPLQALPFPSQVVSSDNDPAVSVPRALHLASAWGAEAGLLTNAGHINVKSGHERWEQGFAYLYRLQARIDQRALRRA; encoded by the coding sequence ATGCGCAATGAGTCGATTCGTTACCTGATTGTGCCGGGCTGGCAAGGATCGCCAGACAACCATTGGCAAAGTCACTGGCAGCGCAGCCTGCCCAACAGCGCCCGGGTCGAGCAGCACGACTGGCTGACCCCGCAGCGGCGTGATTGGGTGCAGGCCCTGGAGCAGGCGATTGCCGCCGAACGCTCGCCGGTGATTCTCATCGCCCACAGCCTGGGCTGCATTACCGTCGCCCACTGGGCCGCGCATGCCAGCCCCGAGCTGCTGCGCCGGGTGCGTGGCGCGCTGCTGGTGGCGCCGGCCGACGTCGAACGCCCGACCTGCGCGCCGGCCCTGCGCAACTTCGCGCCGATTCCGTTGCAGGCGCTGCCGTTCCCCAGCCAGGTAGTCAGCTCCGACAACGACCCGGCAGTGAGCGTGCCCCGTGCGCTGCACCTGGCGAGTGCCTGGGGGGCCGAGGCGGGGTTGCTGACCAATGCCGGGCATATCAACGTCAAGTCCGGCCATGAGCGTTGGGAACAGGGCTTCGCCTACCTCTATCGCCTGCAGGCACGGATCGACCAGCGCGCGCTGCGCCGCGCCTGA
- a CDS encoding MetQ/NlpA family ABC transporter substrate-binding protein has translation MKKTLLTTALAAALSFTGFANAAEKLVVAATPVPHAEILELIKPTLAKEGVDLEIKVFTDYVQPNVQVDQKRLDANYFQTLPYLKNFNEGKGTHLETVIGVHVEPFGGYSKKVKSLAELKEGATVAIPNEGSNSGRALLLLQKAGLITLKDPKNALATPKDIAENPKKLKFRELESAMLPRVLDQVDLDMINTNYALEAGLNPAKDALVIEGSDSPYVNFLVARPDNKDSAAIQKLAKALTSPEVKAFIAKKYQGAVLPAF, from the coding sequence ATGAAAAAGACCCTGCTGACCACCGCCCTGGCTGCCGCCCTGTCGTTCACGGGCTTCGCCAACGCCGCTGAAAAACTGGTGGTCGCCGCCACGCCCGTGCCGCACGCCGAAATCCTCGAACTGATCAAGCCGACCCTGGCCAAGGAAGGCGTGGACCTGGAAATCAAGGTCTTCACCGACTACGTCCAGCCCAACGTGCAAGTCGACCAGAAGCGCCTGGACGCCAACTACTTCCAGACCCTGCCGTACCTGAAGAACTTCAACGAAGGCAAGGGCACCCACCTGGAAACCGTGATCGGCGTGCACGTCGAGCCGTTCGGTGGCTACTCGAAGAAGGTCAAGAGCCTGGCTGAGCTGAAGGAAGGCGCCACCGTCGCCATCCCCAACGAAGGCAGCAACAGCGGCCGTGCCCTGCTCCTGCTGCAGAAAGCTGGCCTGATCACCCTGAAGGATCCGAAGAACGCCCTGGCCACCCCGAAAGACATCGCCGAGAACCCGAAGAAGCTCAAGTTCCGCGAGCTGGAATCGGCCATGCTGCCGCGCGTGCTGGACCAGGTCGACCTGGACATGATCAACACCAACTACGCCCTGGAAGCTGGCCTGAACCCGGCCAAGGACGCCCTGGTGATCGAAGGCAGTGACTCGCCGTACGTGAACTTCCTGGTGGCCCGCCCGGACAACAAGGACAGCGCGGCCATCCAGAAACTGGCCAAGGCGCTGACCAGCCCCGAGGTGAAGGCATTCATCGCCAAGAAGTACCAGGGCGCGGTACTGCCGGCGTTCTGA
- a CDS encoding transporter substrate-binding domain-containing protein, translating to MKTAPFAKLLAPLLGLALLAGCNKAEDAAKPAAASPATSYLETIKARDKLIVGVFTDKPPFGFVDESGRYVGFDTDIGRRFAKELLGDENKVEFVAVEPASRIPFLQSDKVDLILANMTVTPERKEAVDFTNPNLRVAVQAIVANGSPVQKLDDLADKTIIVTTGTTADIWLTKNHPDWKLLKFEKNTESLAALASGRGEAYAQDNLILFSWAKQNPGYRVLPQLLGDEAPIAPAVKKGNTELRDWVNAELAKLGEEKFLLKLYDQYVRKELSDDTKPESVIVEGGKWQG from the coding sequence ATGAAGACCGCACCGTTCGCCAAACTGCTCGCTCCACTGCTTGGTCTGGCCCTGCTGGCCGGCTGCAACAAAGCCGAAGACGCGGCCAAGCCCGCCGCCGCCTCGCCGGCCACCAGCTACCTGGAAACCATCAAGGCCCGCGACAAGCTGATCGTGGGGGTGTTCACCGACAAGCCACCGTTCGGTTTCGTCGACGAAAGCGGCCGCTACGTCGGTTTCGACACCGATATCGGCCGGCGCTTCGCCAAGGAGCTGCTGGGCGACGAGAACAAGGTCGAGTTCGTCGCCGTCGAACCCGCCAGCCGCATCCCGTTCCTGCAGAGCGACAAGGTCGACCTGATCCTCGCCAACATGACCGTCACCCCCGAGCGCAAAGAAGCGGTGGACTTCACCAACCCCAACTTGCGCGTGGCGGTGCAGGCCATCGTTGCCAACGGTAGCCCGGTGCAGAAGCTCGACGACCTGGCCGACAAGACCATCATCGTCACCACCGGCACCACCGCCGATATCTGGCTGACCAAGAACCACCCGGACTGGAAACTGCTGAAGTTCGAGAAGAACACCGAGTCCCTGGCTGCCCTGGCCAGCGGCCGTGGCGAGGCGTATGCCCAGGACAACCTGATCCTGTTCAGCTGGGCCAAGCAGAACCCGGGCTATCGCGTATTGCCGCAGTTGCTGGGTGACGAGGCGCCGATCGCCCCGGCGGTGAAGAAGGGCAACACCGAGCTGCGCGACTGGGTGAACGCCGAGCTGGCCAAGTTGGGCGAGGAGAAGTTCCTGCTCAAGCTGTACGACCAGTACGTGCGTAAAGAACTCAGCGATGACACCAAGCCGGAGAGCGTCATCGTCGAAGGCGGCAAGTGGCAGGGTTGA
- a CDS encoding amino acid ABC transporter permease: MSFDTAFMLSTLPAFFKAVGVTLQVGLIAIATSMLVALINATILVLRTPYLRRLVQGYVELARNTPLLIQLFFVYFALPSLGLKVSGFTAAIITMTFMGGAYLTEVLRAGVEAVPRAQLESGRSIGLSEGQLLRHVILPQAGILSLPALFANFVFLLKETTVVSAVAVPEILYTTKNYIALYYKTYEMLAVLTLLCVLIFLPLSLLLRYLERRLQHGQFGH; encoded by the coding sequence ATGAGCTTCGACACCGCCTTCATGCTTAGCACATTGCCCGCGTTCTTCAAGGCCGTGGGGGTGACCCTGCAAGTCGGGCTGATCGCCATTGCCACCTCGATGCTGGTCGCGCTGATCAACGCCACCATCCTGGTGTTGCGCACGCCCTACCTGCGTCGCCTGGTCCAGGGCTACGTGGAGCTTGCCCGCAACACGCCGCTGCTGATCCAGCTGTTCTTCGTCTACTTCGCCCTGCCGAGCCTGGGGTTGAAGGTGTCCGGCTTCACCGCGGCGATCATCACCATGACCTTCATGGGCGGCGCCTACCTTACCGAGGTGCTGCGCGCCGGCGTGGAAGCCGTGCCGCGTGCGCAATTGGAGTCCGGGCGCTCCATCGGCCTCTCCGAAGGGCAGCTGCTGCGTCATGTGATCCTGCCCCAGGCCGGCATCCTCAGCCTGCCGGCGCTGTTCGCCAACTTCGTGTTCCTGCTCAAGGAAACCACCGTGGTCTCGGCGGTGGCGGTGCCGGAGATCCTCTACACCACCAAGAACTACATCGCCCTGTACTACAAGACCTACGAGATGCTTGCCGTGCTGACCCTGCTCTGCGTGCTGATCTTCCTGCCGCTGTCGCTGTTGCTGCGCTATCTGGAAAGGAGGCTGCAACATGGCCAGTTCGGGCATTGA
- a CDS encoding penicillin acylase family protein, whose amino-acid sequence MKRSLTLLAVVIAVAAAGTGYWYVQGKQPQREGEVAVSGLQAPVSARYDARGVPHLQAQNEQDLYRALGYVHAQDRLFQMEIMRRLAQGELAEVLGEKLVPTDTLFRSLRIRDQAALMVQRLDHQSPAWQALQAYLDGVNQWQATHPKPMEFDVLGIPKRPFTAEDTLSIAGYLAYSFAAAFRTDPALTYIRDQLSPEYLKIFDLDWKPDGDIATPLAATDWRSLEQLARLSHEALGDVGIPQFEGSNAWAVAGSHTRSGRPLLAGDPHISFAVPAVWYEAELSAPGFNLYGYFQALNPFALLGHNRDFGWSLTMFQNDDVDLIAEKTNPADPDQVMVDGRWQALEKAEQQIAVKGQAPVTITLRRSPHGPIVNSVLGDTAGPAPIAMWWAFLETENPLLDGFYQINRADTLGKMREAAAKVQAPGLNLVWANARGDIGWWAAARLPIRPDGVNPAFILDGSSGQAAKPGFYPFSVNPQQENPASGYIVSANYQPPASIAIPGYYNLADRGRQLDRQLSNPDIKWDIQSSQALQLDTSSDYGPRTLAPLLGTLRTVASGDEEKELVEQLAAWRGDYPLDSTSATLFNQFLYELAFAALHDELGDTWFPVLISTRAIDAALPRLAADADSPWWNTRGGNERTDRAAIVRQAWQRSLKHLRETLGKDPASWQWGKAHTLTHNHPLGMKKPLNLLFNVGPFAAPGTHEVPNNLSAKIGPAPWPVTYGPSTRRVVDFGDPGAALTINPVGQSGVLFDSHYKDQAEDYIEGRYHKTRMGVIPAQSTLRLVPGK is encoded by the coding sequence ATGAAGCGCAGCCTGACCCTGCTGGCGGTGGTGATCGCCGTGGCCGCCGCTGGCACCGGTTACTGGTACGTGCAGGGCAAGCAGCCCCAGCGCGAGGGCGAGGTGGCCGTCAGCGGCTTGCAGGCGCCAGTCAGCGCACGCTACGACGCCCGCGGCGTGCCGCACCTGCAGGCGCAGAACGAACAGGACCTGTACCGCGCCCTTGGCTACGTGCACGCCCAGGACCGCTTGTTCCAGATGGAGATCATGCGCCGCCTGGCCCAGGGGGAACTGGCCGAAGTGCTGGGCGAGAAGCTGGTACCCACCGACACCCTGTTCCGCAGCCTGCGCATCCGTGACCAGGCCGCGTTGATGGTGCAGCGCCTGGACCACCAGTCACCGGCCTGGCAGGCCCTGCAGGCGTACCTCGACGGCGTCAACCAATGGCAGGCGACGCACCCCAAGCCCATGGAGTTCGACGTCCTCGGCATCCCGAAGCGCCCGTTCACCGCCGAGGACACCCTGAGCATCGCCGGCTATCTTGCCTACAGTTTCGCCGCAGCGTTTCGCACTGACCCGGCGTTGACCTACATCCGCGACCAGCTCAGCCCCGAGTACCTGAAGATCTTCGACCTCGACTGGAAGCCCGACGGCGACATCGCCACCCCGCTGGCCGCCACTGACTGGCGCAGCCTCGAACAACTGGCACGGCTGAGCCACGAGGCCCTTGGCGATGTCGGCATCCCGCAGTTCGAGGGCAGCAATGCCTGGGCCGTGGCCGGTAGCCACACCCGCAGCGGCCGCCCGCTGCTGGCAGGCGACCCGCACATCAGCTTCGCTGTGCCGGCGGTGTGGTACGAGGCCGAACTGTCGGCGCCGGGTTTCAACCTGTATGGCTATTTCCAGGCCCTCAACCCATTCGCCCTGCTCGGCCACAATCGCGATTTCGGCTGGAGCCTGACCATGTTCCAGAACGACGACGTCGACCTGATCGCCGAGAAGACCAACCCGGCCGACCCTGATCAAGTGATGGTCGATGGCCGCTGGCAGGCGCTGGAGAAGGCCGAGCAGCAGATCGCGGTCAAGGGCCAGGCGCCGGTGACCATCACCCTGCGCCGCTCGCCCCATGGCCCGATCGTCAACAGCGTGCTGGGCGACACCGCCGGCCCGGCGCCGATCGCCATGTGGTGGGCGTTCCTCGAAACTGAAAATCCGCTGCTCGACGGTTTCTACCAGATCAACCGCGCCGACACCCTCGGCAAGATGCGCGAGGCGGCGGCGAAGGTCCAGGCGCCGGGGCTGAACCTGGTGTGGGCCAACGCCCGTGGCGATATCGGCTGGTGGGCGGCGGCGCGCCTACCGATCCGCCCGGACGGGGTCAACCCGGCGTTCATCCTCGACGGCAGCAGCGGCCAGGCCGCCAAGCCCGGCTTCTACCCCTTCAGCGTCAACCCGCAGCAGGAGAACCCGGCCAGCGGCTATATCGTCTCGGCCAACTACCAGCCACCGGCCTCGATAGCGATACCCGGTTACTACAACCTGGCCGACCGTGGTCGCCAGCTCGATCGCCAGCTGAGCAATCCAGACATCAAGTGGGACATCCAGAGCAGCCAGGCCCTGCAGCTCGACACCAGCAGCGACTACGGCCCACGTACCCTGGCGCCGCTGCTGGGCACCCTGCGCACGGTCGCCAGCGGTGACGAAGAGAAGGAACTGGTGGAACAACTGGCCGCCTGGCGCGGCGACTACCCGCTAGACTCCACCAGCGCCACGCTGTTCAACCAGTTCCTCTACGAACTGGCCTTCGCTGCGTTGCACGATGAGCTGGGTGACACCTGGTTCCCGGTGCTGATCAGCACCCGCGCCATCGATGCCGCCCTGCCGCGCCTGGCCGCCGACGCCGACTCACCCTGGTGGAACACCCGTGGTGGCAACGAGCGCACCGACCGCGCCGCCATCGTGCGCCAGGCCTGGCAGCGCAGCCTGAAGCACCTGCGCGAGACGCTCGGCAAGGACCCGGCCAGCTGGCAGTGGGGCAAGGCCCACACCCTCACCCACAACCATCCGTTGGGGATGAAGAAGCCGTTGAACCTGCTGTTCAATGTCGGCCCGTTCGCCGCGCCGGGCACCCATGAAGTGCCGAACAACCTTTCGGCGAAGATCGGCCCGGCGCCCTGGCCGGTCACCTATGGGCCTTCGACCCGCCGGGTGGTCGACTTCGGCGACCCGGGAGCGGCATTGACCATCAACCCAGTCGGGCAGAGTGGCGTGCTGTTCGACAGCCACTACAAGGACCAGGCCGAGGATTACATCGAAGGGCGCTATCACAAGACGCGGATGGGGGTGATTCCGGCGCAGAGCACCTTGCGCCTGGTGCCTGGCAAATAA
- a CDS encoding amino acid ABC transporter ATP-binding protein: MNALIEFQGFNKFFGEHQVLKDVDLQVRAGEVVVILGPSGCGKSTLLRCLNGLEEAQGGSLRLDGQELLDPRTDWRQVRQRVGMVFQSYHLFGHMSVLDNLLLGPLKVQKRERREAQAQAEALLARVGLLDKRDAFPRQLSGGQQQRIAIVRSLCMNPQVMLFDEVTAALDPEMVKEVLQVIQGLARDGMTLLIVTHEMAFARAVADRIVFMEAGRILEQNDPERFFTQPRSARAQQFLEKFSFVESLPKSLPKSLHKELS, translated from the coding sequence ATGAACGCATTGATCGAATTCCAGGGTTTCAACAAATTCTTCGGCGAGCACCAGGTGCTCAAGGATGTCGACCTGCAGGTGCGGGCCGGCGAGGTGGTGGTGATCCTCGGCCCCAGCGGCTGCGGCAAGAGCACCCTGCTGCGCTGCCTCAACGGGCTGGAGGAGGCCCAGGGCGGCAGCCTGCGCCTCGACGGCCAGGAACTGCTCGACCCGCGCACCGACTGGCGCCAGGTGCGCCAGCGGGTCGGCATGGTGTTTCAGAGCTACCACCTGTTCGGCCATATGAGCGTGCTCGACAACCTGCTGCTGGGCCCGCTCAAGGTGCAAAAGCGCGAACGCCGTGAAGCCCAGGCCCAGGCCGAGGCGCTGCTGGCGCGGGTGGGGCTGCTGGACAAGCGCGACGCCTTCCCCCGGCAGCTTTCCGGTGGCCAGCAGCAGCGCATCGCCATCGTCCGCTCGCTGTGCATGAACCCCCAGGTAATGCTGTTCGACGAAGTCACCGCCGCCCTCGACCCGGAGATGGTCAAGGAGGTGCTGCAGGTGATCCAGGGCCTGGCCCGCGACGGCATGACCCTGCTCATCGTCACCCACGAAATGGCCTTCGCCCGCGCGGTGGCCGACCGCATCGTGTTCATGGAGGCCGGCAGGATCCTTGAACAGAATGACCCCGAGCGCTTCTTCACCCAACCGCGAAGCGCACGTGCGCAGCAGTTCCTGGAGAAGTTCTCGTTCGTCGAAAGCCTGCCCAAGTCACTGCCCAAGTCACTGCACAAGGAACTGTCATGA